GCCTTGAGATTCTGAAAGAACGTCAACATTATGGATACCGTCCAGGAATCTAAGTCTTCAACATTCAAAGCGGACCATGGTGCTACTCCTACTCCCGATGCCGAGCTGGCAAAGGGCGAGGTTGGCATCGCGGGCCAGCTAGACATGCCCATGAAGCGCAAGTTCAATATTTTGAGCATCGTCGCTGTGGGATACAACATTTCAAACAGCTGGGTGGCTATTGCCGCTAGCTTCGCTATCGCTATTCAGTCAGGAGGCGCCGTGTCTCTGCTCTATGGgatcatcctcgtcacctTTGCCATGCTCTGCACGGGCGTGACTTTGGCCGAACTAGCCAGTGTCTACCCTACTGCTGGTGGACAATACCATTTCACTTCTATATTAGCTTCGCGGCGTTGGAGTCGTGGACTATCATACTTCAGCGGCCTCGCGGCGATATTCTCCTGGATCTGCCTGGGTGCTTCGATTAGTTTGTCTTCGACAAACGTACTCATGGCAATCATAATTCGTTGGCGACCACAATACCAGCCGCAGACATGGCATTACTTCCTTGTCTATCAGTTATTCAATATAGTGATCGTTCTTTACAATGCCTTTCTGACCAACAGGACCCTCTGGGTGTACAATGTTGGATGTACGTGACTGTTCCCCATCCAGCTTGGTCCCGCTAACAATCTCTAGTTCTCCTTTCCATCTCAACCTTTGTTGTTATCACTATTACGTGCCCAGCTCGGTCTGGTGTGCAGGTCGACTCACGAGAGATTTGGGGTACATTCATCAACGGGTCTGGTGGCTGGCCAGACGGTATATCGTTCTTGACAGGCCTCTCAACACCACAATTTATGCTATCTGGTCTCGACGCAACCCTTCATCTGGCAGAAGAATGTCTTGATCCGGAGCGGGTTGTACCCAAGGCAGTTATGGTTACTGTAATTGTGGGGTTCTTGACTGCATTTCCCTTCTCTATTGGTATCATCTACAGCAACCGCAACGTCGGGGAGTCGTTGTCTACCTCGACTGCGTGAGTGCTTTTAATAACTTGAATTCGGATTTGATCTAATCTTCCACGCAGGTTCCCTATCTATTTCATCTGGGAAAAGGCCACGCACTCACCTGCAGCCGCAACAGTGTTTATGGCCTCCCTGTTCGTCATCTCCTGTGTCGCAATCAACGCCGTACACCAGACAGCCTCCCGGCTTACCTGGTCTTTCGCGCGCGAGGCCCTGTTCTTCTCACGAAAGATATCATCCGTACATTCTTCACTTGGAGTCCCAATATAcgctctcattctcaacgGCGTCCTCGTCTTTCTTGTCGGGATCATATACGTGTGCTCGTCAACAGGTATATTCCTCCTCTCACGTCAGGCCCAACATTAGACTAACGTCCCAGCTTTCAACTCATTCATCAGCACGACCGTCATCGTCGCGCAAATATCGTTCGCTATCCCCGCTGCCCTCCTGATCTCTCGTCGTCGCTCAACCCACTACCTCCCGTCGAACCGGCCATTCAAGGTGCCAAATGTGGTGGGATACATCTCAAATGTGGTCTGCATTATTTGGGCAGTCATATtgaccgtcttcttctgcttccccacTGAACTTCCAGTCACTGGTGGTAATATGAGTGAGTTTTGTCCCCTCTGCTAGCCTCCTCGTGGTCAACCCATTTCTTGGTGTAAACGAGCTAATTAATTCGGAAAAGATTACGCTTCGGTCGTATTGGCTGCCATGCTTGTGATCGGGGTCGCGAATTGGTTTGCGTACGCGAGGAAACATTATCATGGGCCTAGGTTGGAAATTTAAGCATTAGTgcgacaacaacaatctcAGTCGCGTCACAGGTAGTGTTTCTCATGTTTGGGGGTGGACTCGGACGATTCATCTCAGAAACTTTCCGAATTGAAACAAGCGCATAAACTCTCATTCATGTCCACTACCTACACCGTATCCAGCTGGAGTCGGGAGTCGCCAACTGTTCGCTTACAGGCGTGTGTCTGATTGGACAGGCTTCTGTTGGCGATGCGGGGAACGCTCCAAGATGCGATCTCAGCTGTCTCCTCACGTCAGCTTATTCAAACCTACCTGCTCAGTGCCAGTGCTCGTtaaatttatagaatatCGTAATCAACATCAGAGACGATGCCAGGTAATCGTCTAGCGGGACCCAGTGATCAGATTGGGCCGGAAGCTGGAAATCGTTATGAAATGCTGACAGGCGCAATTATTTGGGCATGGCTTGCACAAATCCAAGCATTAACCCAAAGCGGTTAGATCCGGGGTTTTTGGAGCCGGTGGAGCCACTAATCACCCGTTTGATCGTCGACTGAATACGAAATACGAAACACGACGGATGGCATGCTCGGACTCCGGTCGGGCAAGTGTGAGTATCGCCTTTGTTCCTCGGGAGTCCTGTCGCTCCgagtattttatttctgCCTGGATTGTATTTATGCGACAGTAAGCAGCGTTGTAGATGCAAGAAAGTAGCTATATGTATGTACCTGGGGTAAGGTCCACACTGAGATTCCACTCTGCTGTCAGATGGGGACAGCCCGAAGTCTGCCCCAGAGTAAGAACTTAGCAGCCCTACGCTTATATTTAACTATCAATCGCTGAGATCACAGTCTCCATAACTCTGTAATTCCCGGGTCCAACACTGCTGACGCGCCAAGGGAATATGACTGTGGAAACATGGGCGTGTTGACACGATTGACTTGCAACCATCGGGCCGGGTCGTCTTGGGTTCCCTGCTTGTGAGAGTCACGCCGCGATTCACATCTCCGTCGGATGCTGCCTTTCCGTGATCCGTCCAGCGTCTAGCTTTTCTGCGACTCGATTTTCTTTGCTTTGTCCTGCCTTCCTGTTCCTTCTGGAGTTAAACTTAGTGGGCCGACTGACCCTTCCTCTCTCCTCGTACACTGCTTCTATTTAACAGATGGTCTTCCCCCCTCAGAAATCTGACCTCTGTTTTGCACCTCCCTGGCCTTCTTTGCTTCTGTCCCGCTCAAGCATGTCTATCTCAGGTTGAGCCTCCCCAGCGAGCGATGTCTTCTCAACCACCGCCTCCCCTACCTTCCGAGGGTGGCGCCCCTGACGGTGAGGGGCAACACCACGCATTCGACATCATCAGCAGGATAACAGGCGACAACGGagcctcatcctccaggGAGAAAGCGGACAGCTCCGATATCACGTGTGCCAACTCTGAGAAGGATATTGACCAGGAAAGCGAACAGAAGATCACAGCCCTAGCGCGGAACCTGTCCCACCTCTCCCAGAAGAGCAGCGCTGTAGACGGTACAAACACTTTCCTCGACGCCTCCAGTGACCCCCAGCTGGATCCCAATTCCGACAATTTCAACGCCCGAAAATGGACCAAGAATTTCCTCTCCGTCGCCAATCGCGACCCGGACAGATACCCGCGTCGCACTGCTGGTGTTTCATTCCGCAACCTGAGCGCGTTCGGCTATGGAACCGCCGTCGATTACCAGACAGATGTTGCCAATATGTGGCTTAAGGGGTATGGGTGGGTTCGCCGCATGCTTGGATTCGGGGACCGAGTCCGCATTGACATCTTGCACGATTTCGAGGGTTTCGTTCGGAGTGGTGAGATGTTGGTTGCTCTCGGGCGCCCTGGAAGGTAACACAGCCTTACCACTTAATTTTCCGATCTCCGCTTACCCCTtgcgttttcttctttttttagTGGATGTTCTACGTTTCTGAAATCAATAGCCGGCGAGACTCACGGTCTCTGGCTTGATGATGGAACTGACATACAATATCAAGGCATTTCCTGGGACGAAATGCATAGCCGTTTCCGCGGCGAAGTTATCTATCAAGCTGAAACTGAGATTCATTTTCCCAATCTTACTGCTGGTGAGACGCTGTCCTTTGCAGCTCGTGCGCGTGCCCCGGCCAATCGATTCCCTGGTGTAACTCGAGAGCAATATGCGACTCACATGCGCGATGTTACGATGGCTATGTTGGGACTCAGTCACACGATGAACACGATGGTAGGGAACGAGTTTATACGCGGTGTATCTGGTGGAGAACGGAAGCGAGTCAGTATTGCAGAAACAATCCTCTGCGGTTGTCCTATGCAATGCTGGGATAATTCAACCAGAGGTCTCGATAGCTCAACTGCGCTGGTAAGTGAATATATAGCGCGCGTCCCTCCTGGCACTTGCTGATGGCTATTTTACAATGCAGGAATTTGTAAGAAATATCCGCCTTTCTACTGAATACACCGGTTCTACAGCTGTCGTTGCCATCTATCAGGCGAGTCAGGCGATCTACGATGTGTTTGATAAAGCCATTGTCCTCTATGAAGGTCGCCAAATATACTTTGGGAGCGCCACCGATGCCAGACGCTTTTTCATCGAGATGGGCTTTGACTGCCCCGATAGACAGACTACCGCCGACTTCCTTACATCTTTGACAAGTCCCACTGAACGACTCGTGCGACCAGGATATGAAAATGCCGTCCCTCGAACCCCTGATGAGTTTGCAGCCCGATGGAAGCAAAGCGTGGAGCGCAAGCAATTGCTTGCTGATATCGAGGCCTTCCAGAACGAATTCCCTATTGGCGGGAACAAACTTGAGGAATTCAAGCGCTCTCGAGCGGCGGAAAAGTCCAAGGGTACTCGTGCTGGTTCGCCGTATACTCTCTCCTACCTAATGCAAATCCGCCTCTGCTTGACCAGAGGCTTCCTTCGTCTTAAGGGCGACATGTCCATGACCCTCGCTACTACTATCGGCAACAGCATCATGGCATTAATTATCTCAAGTATCTTCTATAATATGTCACCCACGACCGACGAATTCTTCTCTCGCGGAGCCCTGCTTTTCTTCGCTATTCTACTAAACGCTTTCTCGAGTGCGCTGGAAATCCTGACGCTCTGGCAGCAAAGACCAATTGTGGAAAAGCACTTCAAATATGCGCTGTATCACCCCTCCGCAGAAGCAATTAGTTCAATGATTGTCGACCTACCCGCCAAGGTGCTCGTATCGATTGTGTTTAATATCATCCTCTACTTCATGACAAACCTCCGCCGTACACCAGGACACTTTTTCGTCTTTTACCTGTTTTCATTTACGACCACACTGACCATGTCCAATATTTTCCGCTGGATTGGTGCAATATCCCGGTCTATGGCGCAAGCAATGGTTCCCTCGTCAATCTTCATGATGATCCTTGTCATTTACACTGGGTTCACTATTCCTGTACGCAATATGCATCCGTGGTTCAAATGGCTCAACTATCTTAACCCTATTGGTGTAAGTGCCTTTTCCCAGAATTCTACGTTAAGTATTCTGCTCACCGTTTATTTAGTACGCATTCGAATCACTCATGGTCAACGAATTCAGCGGCCGGACGTTTGATTGCGGAGGCTATGTACCCAACTATCCCGACGCTCCTCTGTCATCAAAGATTTGCTCCAATCGTGGAGCTGTGGCCGGTGAAGATTTTATCGATGGTGACAAATACCTGAATACCTCGTTCGAATATTACAGGTCTCACTTGTGGAGAAACTACGGCATCCTTCTGGCATTCATGTTTGCCTTTTTGGGCCTCTATATCATCTGTAGTGAGTTTGTCCGGGCAAAACCCTCCAAGGGAGAGATTCTGGTCTTTCCAAGAGGCAAAATTCCGGCTTTCGCAAAAGAAATCCGACGCGACGCGGAGGAAGCTGCTCCAGTTGAAAAGGCCGTCCCAGTTGGTCAGGATGACGCAGACGATCATGTTGGGGCTATCTCGAAACAAACAGCAATCTTTCACTGGCAGGATGTGTGCTACGACATCAAAATAAAGGGCGAAAACCGACGCATCCTCGATAACGTTGATGGTTGGGTAAAGCCGGGCAACCTAACAGCTTTAATGGGGGTTACTGGCGCCGGCAAGACCTCTCTACTGGATGTTCTAGCTGACCGCGTTACTATGGGCGTGGTGACTGGCGAGATGCTTGTGGATGGGCGCTTGCGAGATGACTCTTTTCAACGTAAAACAGGTTAcgtccagcagcaagatctGCATCTTGAAACCAGCACTGTGCGCGAAGCGCTAATCTTCAGTGCAATGCTTCGCCAGCCTGCTACCGTGTCGCGGAAGGAGAAAATTGCATACGTGGAAGAGGTGATTAAGATGCTGGGCATGGAGGAATATGCTCAGGCTGTAGTAGGTATTCTGGGTGAAGGATTGAATGTCGAGCAGAGGAAACGCCTCACTATTGGAGTGGAGCTTGCAGCAAAGccagaccttcttcttttcttcgatGAGCCGACATCTGGCCTAGACAGCCAGACAGCCTGGTCTATCTGTTCTCTTATGCGGAAGCTAGCAGACCATGGTCAGGCGATCTTATGTACGATTCACCAGCCATCTGCGATTTTAATGCAGCAGTTTGATCGACTTCTATTCCTGGCCAAGGGCGGAAAGACTATCTACTTTGGCGAGCTTGGTGAAAATATGGAGACCCTGATCAAGTATTTTGAAAAGAAAGGCTCCGCTCCCTGCCCCAAGACCGCAAACCCCGCTGAATGGATGTTGGAAATTATCGGTGCAGCCCCAGGATCTCATGCAGATCGAGACTGGTCTGAGATCTGGAAGCAGAGCCCTGAACGCGATCATGTACGTCAGGAATTGGCAGAGATGAAAGCAGAGTTGTCGCAGAATCCAGAGCCCCCCAAGGCGCCCGAATATGGAGAATTTGCAATGCCGCTCTGGTCTCAGTTTCTCATATGCCTCCAGCGCATGTTTGAGCAATACTGGCGCAGTCCGTCCTACATTTATTCTAAGGCCACCATGTGTGTGATTCCGGTAAGTTCTATGTATcaatatcttattatagaagCCAAACTAACTTGAAATAGCCGCTCTTCATTGGGTTTACGTTTTGGCGAGAGCCAGTTACCTTGCAAGGCATGCAAAATCAGATGTTCGCCATCTTCATGCTCCTGATTATCTTCCCGAACTTGGTCCAACAAATGATGCCGTACTTTGTGACGCAGCGTGCTCTATATGAAGTCCGAGAGCGACCTTCAAAGGCATATTCATGGAAGGCTTTTATGATGGCCAGTATCTGCGTGGAGCTTCCTTGGAACGTCTTGATGGCTGTTCCAGCCTACTTCTGCTGGTATTATCCGATCGGGCTGTATCGTAATGCAGGCCCTGGGGAGACGGTCGAGCGTGGCGGCACCATGTTCCTGCTGATTTTAATCTTCATGCTATTCTCGTCAACTTTTAGCACCATGATCATTGCTGGCATTGAACATCCAGATACTGGTAGCAATATTGCTCAACTCTTATTCTCGCTATGTCTCGTCTTCAACGGGTAAGTCCAGATACCTCTGTGTCAGAAATACAACAAATGTCCTAACAAGCATCAGTGTACTTGCATCCCCAAGTGCCCTTCCCCGGTTTTGGATATTTATGTACCGAGTCTCACCGTTCACCTACCTCGTGTCATCAGTACTATCAACGGGCTTGGCAGGAACCGAAGCATACTGTTCTGACATCGAGATACTCGCTGTCCCTCCACCCGATGGTCAGAATTGTACATCATACCTTGGCCCCTACGCCGAACAAACCATGGGGACTATCCTGGACCCAGCCCCCAATGGCGACTGTCGGCTCTGCAGTATCTCTTCGTCAAATCAATTCTTGGCTCAGCTCAGTATTAACCCTGACGACACCTGGCGAAACGTGGGGATATTGTTCGTGTACATCGTGTTCAATGCTTTTGCAGCCGTTTTCCTCTATTGGTTGGTTCGGGTGCCAAAGAAGAAGTCTcagcaggtgaagaagggctAGTGGAAATTCGGTGATGAAGGATCAGGGAAGGCTGACAGGAAAGTCTAAGCCACATGGATCGATGTAGAGTAGGCTTGGTGGGCTGCTTTTTGTTATCGTGATAGAGTAGGTTTAGTTACTAGTTCATGATACTAATGTCAAAATTGATAAttcagatatatatctatacatGGACATGATTATGGATTCGGCCAGATTGCAGCGCATCGtcccctttttttttttcctgctATCGAATAATAATCATAATAATAGCATCACTGTTGAAAGTTATGCAGCTAGCTGCCAGCATAAAATAAATGTCAAAGCGAACGCCCCCACAAGTCGTTCCAAGCCACCACCATGTCATGTCATGCCGTGCGACGTCTCCCTTCCCTCGTTAAGCGCCAGGAATTCAATTTCCGGGGGCATGCTTGGACAACAAAAAAACGCCACAGCGCTCCAGCACCCAGCCGTCAGCTCACCAGGAGGAGAGGTGGGCTAAGGATAGCAGTCGACAGTGTAATACTAATATGCCAACAAGAGATGATCAGGGTGATCAGGATCTGGCTGGATTTCATCCAGGTTGTTCCCGTGTTTCCGTCGTTCCGGGCTAAGAATAAAGGGCCAGTTGTACGGAGTGAACCTTCCTGGCTCGCGTCgagccaaaaaaaaaaaaaaaaaagccttACTTACGGTGTATCCCTAGTTATTTGGAGTAGAGATAGACAGCGAAGGCGCAACGGAGGGTGACATGAGACATCCCGACCTACCGGCGGAATTACTAGTGGGAGCAAAGATCAGCCTGGTTAAGCCTTGCGAATCGGACCTATCACTTTATATTTGAGGGTTTGGGGAAGTTCTTGACCAGCAGAGTGTAATCCGCGGAGTTGGCCCACAGGCCACGCGATGATGGCTTGTCTGGTGACCACTGACGTTGCGTCTCTCTTCACACCGAGGAAGGGGCCACCGGCCTTGGCTCGGGCTCATCCTGTCACCCCGTCGTTGCCTGGGCTTGGAAGAGGGAACGAGATGGAGGTGTGGCACAGTCACTACCTATGCATCTAGGTGGGCCCTAGGTTTGCCCGAGCATAGCCGCTGCTGCAGTCTGGTCTGGTTCCGCGCTCTGCAGGGGGGGTCACCCTTCGA
This is a stretch of genomic DNA from Aspergillus puulaauensis MK2 DNA, chromosome 8, nearly complete sequence. It encodes these proteins:
- a CDS encoding pleiotropic drug resistance family ABC transporter (COG:Q;~EggNog:ENOG410PFN7;~InterPro:IPR034001,IPR043926,IPR027417,IPR003593, IPR010929,IPR017871,IPR029481,IPR003439,IPR013525, IPR034003;~PFAM:PF01061,PF00005,PF06422,PF14510;~TransMembrane:12 (i525-545o557-578i599-623o635-655i667-686o768-788i1186-1207o1219-1242i1263-1289o1309-1330i1342-1365o1458-1479i);~go_component: GO:0016020 - membrane [Evidence IEA];~go_component: GO:0016021 - integral component of membrane [Evidence IEA];~go_function: GO:0005524 - ATP binding [Evidence IEA];~go_function: GO:0016887 - ATPase activity [Evidence IEA];~go_function: GO:0042626 - ATPase-coupled transmembrane transporter activity [Evidence IEA];~go_process: GO:0055085 - transmembrane transport [Evidence IEA]) → MSSQPPPPLPSEGGAPDGEGQHHAFDIISRITGDNGASSSREKADSSDITCANSEKDIDQESEQKITALARNLSHLSQKSSAVDGTNTFLDASSDPQLDPNSDNFNARKWTKNFLSVANRDPDRYPRRTAGVSFRNLSAFGYGTAVDYQTDVANMWLKGYGWVRRMLGFGDRVRIDILHDFEGFVRSGEMLVALGRPGSGCSTFLKSIAGETHGLWLDDGTDIQYQGISWDEMHSRFRGEVIYQAETEIHFPNLTAGETLSFAARARAPANRFPGVTREQYATHMRDVTMAMLGLSHTMNTMVGNEFIRGVSGGERKRVSIAETILCGCPMQCWDNSTRGLDSSTALEFVRNIRLSTEYTGSTAVVAIYQASQAIYDVFDKAIVLYEGRQIYFGSATDARRFFIEMGFDCPDRQTTADFLTSLTSPTERLVRPGYENAVPRTPDEFAARWKQSVERKQLLADIEAFQNEFPIGGNKLEEFKRSRAAEKSKGTRAGSPYTLSYLMQIRLCLTRGFLRLKGDMSMTLATTIGNSIMALIISSIFYNMSPTTDEFFSRGALLFFAILLNAFSSALEILTLWQQRPIVEKHFKYALYHPSAEAISSMIVDLPAKVLVSIVFNIILYFMTNLRRTPGHFFVFYLFSFTTTLTMSNIFRWIGAISRSMAQAMVPSSIFMMILVIYTGFTIPVRNMHPWFKWLNYLNPIGYAFESLMVNEFSGRTFDCGGYVPNYPDAPLSSKICSNRGAVAGEDFIDGDKYLNTSFEYYRSHLWRNYGILLAFMFAFLGLYIICSEFVRAKPSKGEILVFPRGKIPAFAKEIRRDAEEAAPVEKAVPVGQDDADDHVGAISKQTAIFHWQDVCYDIKIKGENRRILDNVDGWVKPGNLTALMGVTGAGKTSLLDVLADRVTMGVVTGEMLVDGRLRDDSFQRKTGYVQQQDLHLETSTVREALIFSAMLRQPATVSRKEKIAYVEEVIKMLGMEEYAQAVVGILGEGLNVEQRKRLTIGVELAAKPDLLLFFDEPTSGLDSQTAWSICSLMRKLADHGQAILCTIHQPSAILMQQFDRLLFLAKGGKTIYFGELGENMETLIKYFEKKGSAPCPKTANPAEWMLEIIGAAPGSHADRDWSEIWKQSPERDHVRQELAEMKAELSQNPEPPKAPEYGEFAMPLWSQFLICLQRMFEQYWRSPSYIYSKATMCVIPPLFIGFTFWREPVTLQGMQNQMFAIFMLLIIFPNLVQQMMPYFVTQRALYEVRERPSKAYSWKAFMMASICVELPWNVLMAVPAYFCWYYPIGLYRNAGPGETVERGGTMFLLILIFMLFSSTFSTMIIAGIEHPDTGSNIAQLLFSLCLVFNGVLASPSALPRFWIFMYRVSPFTYLVSSVLSTGLAGTEAYCSDIEILAVPPPDGQNCTSYLGPYAEQTMGTILDPAPNGDCRLCSISSSNQFLAQLSINPDDTWRNVGILFVYIVFNAFAAVFLYWLVRVPKKKSQQVKKG
- a CDS encoding putative choline transport protein (COG:E;~EggNog:ENOG410PKT4;~InterPro:IPR002293,IPR004840;~PFAM:PF13520,PF00324;~TransMembrane:11 (o47-72i79-99o129-158i170-189o195-218i280-301o330-350i379-401o407-430i450-472o484-504i);~go_component: GO:0016020 - membrane [Evidence IEA];~go_component: GO:0016021 - integral component of membrane [Evidence IEA];~go_function: GO:0022857 - transmembrane transporter activity [Evidence IEA];~go_process: GO:0006865 - amino acid transport [Evidence IEA];~go_process: GO:0055085 - transmembrane transport [Evidence IEA]), whose product is MDTVQESKSSTFKADHGATPTPDAELAKGEVGIAGQLDMPMKRKFNILSIVAVGYNISNSWVAIAASFAIAIQSGGAVSLLYGIILVTFAMLCTGVTLAELASVYPTAGGQYHFTSILASRRWSRGLSYFSGLAAIFSWICLGASISLSSTNVLMAIIIRWRPQYQPQTWHYFLVYQLFNIVIVLYNAFLTNRTLWVYNVGFLLSISTFVVITITCPARSGVQVDSREIWGTFINGSGGWPDGISFLTGLSTPQFMLSGLDATLHLAEECLDPERVVPKAVMVTVIVGFLTAFPFSIGIIYSNRNVGESLSTSTAFPIYFIWEKATHSPAAATVFMASLFVISCVAINAVHQTASRLTWSFAREALFFSRKISSVHSSLGVPIYALILNGVLVFLVGIIYVCSSTAFNSFISTTVIVAQISFAIPAALLISRRRSTHYLPSNRPFKVPNVVGYISNVVCIIWAVILTVFFCFPTELPVTGGNMNYASVVLAAMLVIGVANWFAYARKHYHGPRLEI